The following coding sequences lie in one Arabidopsis thaliana chromosome 3, partial sequence genomic window:
- a CDS encoding Ribosomal protein S12/S23 family protein (Ribosomal protein S12/S23 family protein; FUNCTIONS IN: structural constituent of ribosome; INVOLVED IN: translation; LOCATED IN: cytosolic small ribosomal subunit, cytosolic ribosome, ribosome, nucleolus; CONTAINS InterPro DOMAIN/s: Ribosomal protein S23, eukaryotic/archaeal (InterPro:IPR005680), Ribosomal protein S12/S23 (InterPro:IPR006032), Nucleic acid-binding, OB-fold (InterPro:IPR012340), Nucleic acid-binding, OB-fold-like (InterPro:IPR016027); BEST Arabidopsis thaliana protein match is: Ribosomal protein S12/S23 family protein (TAIR:AT5G02960.1); Has 9046 Blast hits to 9043 proteins in 3116 species: Archae - 259; Bacteria - 5143; Metazoa - 487; Fungi - 298; Plants - 975; Viruses - 0; Other Eukaryotes - 1884 (source: NCBI BLink).) codes for MGKTRGMGAGRKLKQLRITQRWADKHYKKSNRGNEWKKPFACSSHAKGIVLEKIGIEAKQPNSAIRKCARVQLIKNGKKIAAFVPNDGCLNYIEENDEVLIAGFGRKGHAVGDIPGVRFKVVKVSGVSLLALFKEKKEKPRS; via the exons ATGGG TAAGACACGTGGTATGGGAGCTGGTCGCAAGCTTAAGCAGCTTCGGATTACTCAGAGGTGGGCGGACAAGCATTACAAGAAGTCTAATCGAGGCAACGAGTGGAAGAAGCCTTTTGCTTGTTCTTCTCACGCTAAAGGAATCGTTCTTGAGAAAAT TGGTATTGAGGCTAAGCAGCCTAACTCTGCTATCCGTAAGTGTGCTAGAGTTCAGTTGATCAAGAATGGTAAAAAGATTGCTGCCTTTGTCCCCAATGATGGTTGTTTGAACTACATTGAAGAAAAT GACGAGGTGTTGATTGCTGGATTTGGGCGTAAAGGTCATGCCGTCGGAGATATTCCCGGAGTTAGGTTCAAAGTGGTGAAGGTCTCTGGTGTCTCACTCTTGGCCCTTTTCAaggaaaagaaggagaagccTAGGTCTTGA
- a CDS encoding alpha/beta-Hydrolases superfamily protein (alpha/beta-Hydrolases superfamily protein; FUNCTIONS IN: hydrolase activity; INVOLVED IN: biological_process unknown; LOCATED IN: cellular_component unknown; EXPRESSED IN: 23 plant structures; EXPRESSED DURING: 13 growth stages; CONTAINS InterPro DOMAIN/s: Alpha/beta hydrolase fold-1 (InterPro:IPR000073); BEST Arabidopsis thaliana protein match is: alpha/beta-Hydrolases superfamily protein (TAIR:AT5G02970.1); Has 35333 Blast hits to 34131 proteins in 2444 species: Archae - 798; Bacteria - 22429; Metazoa - 974; Fungi - 991; Plants - 531; Viruses - 0; Other Eukaryotes - 9610 (source: NCBI BLink).) yields MEEMRRGVPTWQDELASLMDGGLQYDGSPIDLTADTESRSKSSGFESGSGSESVESLKDQVTGFMKSWGEMLMDLAIGCKDVVQQMVVTDDSFVVRKLRKPAAKVSKKLSFLNEYLPEDRDPVHAWPVIFFVFLLALTALSFSSDHDRSVPLLKKIRLHPTSASRVQLPDGRYLAYQELGVSADRARHSLIVPHSFLSSRLAGIPGVKESLLKDYGVRLVSYDLPGFGESDPHRARNLSSSASDMIDLAAALGIVDKFWLLGYSSGSVHAWAAMRYFPDQIAGVAMVAPMINPYEPSMTKEEMAKTWEQWQRKRKFMYFLARRWPSLLPFSYRRSFLSGNLEPLDKWMSVSLGEKDKLVTADPVFEDLYQRNVEESVRQGTAKPFVEEAALQVSNWGFSLPEFHMQKKCRTNGVLSWLMSMYSESECELIGFRKPIHIWQGMDDRVTPPSVTDYISRVIPEATVHRLPNEGHFSYFYLCDECHTQIFSAIFGEPKGPVELLEQRTETHRPDQPKTGLSDSSSLPKSK; encoded by the exons ATGGAGGAGATGCGAAGAGGAGTGCCTACGTGGCAAGACGAGTTAGCTAGTCTCATGGACGGAGGTTTACAATACGACGGATCTCCGATTGATTTGACGGCGGATACTGAATCGAGGTCAAAGAGTTCGGGTTTCGAGTCGGGTTCTGGATCCGAATCAGTGGAGAGTTTGAAAGATCAAGTGACGGGGTTTATGAAGTCTTGGGGAGAAATGCTTATGGATCTCGCAATCGGATGCAAAGACGTTGTGCAGCAGATGGTGGTGACCGACGACTCTTTCGTTGTAAGGAAGCTCCGGAAACCAGCTGCTAAGGTTTCGAAGAAGCTTAGCTTCCTTAACGAGTACTTGCCTGAGGATCGTGATCCTGTTCATGCTTGGCCTGTGattttcttcgtcttcctcctaGCTCTCACAG CATTGAGTTTTAGTTCAGACCATGATAGATCTGTCCCTTTGTTGAAGAAAATCCGTCTGCATCCTACTAGTGCAAGCCGTGTACAGCTTCCAGATGGTAGATATTTAGCTTACCAGGAGCTTGGTGTTTCAGCTGACAGAGCTAGACACTCTCTAATTGTtcctcattcttttctttcctctcGGCTTGCAG GTATACCTGGAGTAAAAGAATCATTGCTCAAGGACTATGGTGTTCGTCTAGTGTCATATGATCTTCCAGGGTTTGGAGAGAGTGATCCCCATCGTGCTCGGAACCTTAGCTCATCTGCCTCGGATATGATTGACCTAGCTGCTGCTCTAGGGATTGTTGACAAGTTCTGGTTACTCGGCTATTCCAGTGGTAGTGTGCATGCCTGGGCTGCAATGAGATATTTTCCGGACCAAATAGCTG GAGTTGCCATGGTAGCGCCTATGATAAATCCATATGAGCCAAGCATGACAAAGGAAGAGATGGCAAAAACGTGGGAGCAGTGGCAACGAAAGAGGAAATTCATGTACTTCTTAGCACGTCGGTGGCCAagtcttcttcctttctccTACCGTAGGTCCTTTCTCTCTGGTAATCTCGAGCCGCTGGATAAGTGGATGTCAGTGTCATTAGGAGAAAAG GACAAACTTGTAACCGCAGATCCAGTTTTTGAAGATCTTTACCAAAGGAATGTGGAGGAGTCTGTACGCCAAGGAACTGCAAAACCATTTGTGGAAGAAGCCGCATTACAGGTATCAAATTGGGGCTTTAGTCTTCCCGAGTTCCACATGCAGAAGAAGTGTAGAACCAATGGCGTCCTCTCTTGGCTAATGTCAATGTACAGTGAATCCGAATGTGAACTAATTGGTTTTCGGAAACCTATACACATATGGCAG GGTATGGACGACCGAGTCACTCCACCTTCAGTGACAGATTACATTAGTCGAGTCATACCAGAAGCAACGGTACATAGACTCCCAAACGAAGGCCACTTCTCTTACTTCTATCTCTGTGATGAGTGCCACACGCAGATCTTTTCGGCCATATTTGGAGAACCAAAGGGCCCGGTAGAGTTATTGGAACAAAGAACGGAAACCCATAGACCGGATCAACCAAAGACAGGTTTATCTGACAGTAGCTCACTACCAAAGAGTAAGTAA
- a CDS encoding Chaperone DnaJ-domain superfamily protein (Chaperone DnaJ-domain superfamily protein; FUNCTIONS IN: heat shock protein binding; INVOLVED IN: protein folding; EXPRESSED IN: 20 plant structures; EXPRESSED DURING: 13 growth stages; CONTAINS InterPro DOMAIN/s: Heat shock protein DnaJ, N-terminal (InterPro:IPR001623); BEST Arabidopsis thaliana protein match is: Chaperone DnaJ-domain superfamily protein (TAIR:AT2G35795.1); Has 919 Blast hits to 919 proteins in 309 species: Archae - 0; Bacteria - 200; Metazoa - 208; Fungi - 196; Plants - 89; Viruses - 5; Other Eukaryotes - 221 (source: NCBI BLink).): MVAAIIAGAAVAAAAYAGKYGIEAWQAFKLRPVRPRMRKFYEGGFQATMNRREAALILGVRESVAAEKVKEAHRRVMVANHPDAGGSHYLASKINEAKDMMLGKTKNSGSAF; encoded by the exons ATG GTTGCAGCGATAATTGCAGGCgctgctgttgctgctgctgcttaTGCTGGTAAATATGGAATAGAGGCATGGCAAGCGTTTAAGCTGAGACCAGTTAGGCCTAGAATGCGAAAATTCTATGAAGGTGGTTTCCAAGCTACTATGAATCGAAGAGAAGCTGCTCTAATTCTCGGTGTTAG GGAGAGTGTAGCGGCAGAGAAGGTGAAGGAAGCTCACCGTAGAGTGATGGTGGCTAATCATCCAGATGCAGGAGGAAGCCATTACCTTGCGTCTAAGATCAATGAAGCCAAAGACATGATGCTTGGAAAAACCAAGAACTCTGGTTCTGCGTTTTGA
- the IQD1 gene encoding IQ-domain 1 (IQ-domain 1 (IQD1); CONTAINS InterPro DOMAIN/s: IQ calmodulin-binding region (InterPro:IPR000048); BEST Arabidopsis thaliana protein match is: IQ-domain 2 (TAIR:AT5G03040.3); Has 11754 Blast hits to 5662 proteins in 558 species: Archae - 6; Bacteria - 955; Metazoa - 3083; Fungi - 1479; Plants - 916; Viruses - 133; Other Eukaryotes - 5182 (source: NCBI BLink).), with protein MVKKAKWLKNVKKAFSPDSKKLKHESVECQDSVISYPVLIATSRSSSPQFEVRVDEVNYEQKKNLYPPSSDSVTATVAHVLVDSPPSSPESVHQAIVVNRFAGKSKEEAAAILIQSTFRGHLARRESQVMRGQERLKLLMEGSVVQRQAAITLKCMQTLSRVQSQIRSRRIRMSEENQARHKQLLQKHAKELGGLKNGGNWNYSNQSKEQVEAGMLHKYEATMRRERALAYAFTHQQNLKSFSKTANPMFMDPSNPTWGWSWLERWMAGRPWESSEKEQNTTNNDNSSVKNSTNRNSQGGETAKSSNRNKLNSSTKPNTPSASSTATRNPRKKRPIPSSIKSKSSDDEAKSSERNRRPSIARPSVSDDETLSSSTARRSSNLIPTTKSARGKPKSQTSSRVAVTTSTTEESSILPEKAPAKKRLSTSASPAPKPRRSSAPPKVEKGVLKAERTP; from the exons ATGGTTAAAAAAGCGAAATGGCTGAAAAACGTTAAAAAGGCTTTTAGCCCAGATTCAAAG AAGTTGAAACACGAATCTGTTGAGTGTCAAGATAGTGTAATCTCTTACCCTGTCTTGATAGCCACATCCAGAAGTTCTTCTCCTCAGTTTGAAGTTAGAGTTGATGAGGTCAACTATgaacagaagaagaatctgtaTCCTCCTTCTTCAGATTCTGTGACTGCTACTGTTGCACATGTTCTTGTAGATTCTCCTCCATCTTCTCCTGAATCTGTCCATCAAGCTATAGTTGTTAATAGATTTGCAGGCAAGTCAAAGGAAGAAGCAGCTGCCATCTTAATCCAGTCTACGTTTAGGGGCCATTTG GCAAGAAGAGAATCGCAGGTGATGAGGGGGCAGGAAAGACTTAAGTTACTGATGGAAGGATCGGTTGTACAACGGCAAGCTGCAATTACTCTTAAATGTATGCAGACGCTCTCTCGTGTACAGTCACAAATCCGATCTAGGAGAATCAGGATGTCAGAAGAGAATCAGGCTCGACATAAGCAACTTCTTCAGAAGCATGCCAAAGAGCTAGGAGGCTTAAAG AATGGGGGTAATTGGAACTACAGCAATCAGTCAAAGGAACAAGTTGAAGCAGGTATGTTGCACAAGTACGAGGCAACAATGAGAAGGGAAAGGGCATTGGCTTATGCATTCACACATCAG CAAAACTTGAAGAGCTTCTCGAAAACTGCAAATCCGATGTTCATGGATCCTAGCAACCCGACTTGGGGTTGGAGCTGGTTAGAGAGGTGGATGGCTGGCCGGCCATGGGAGAGTtcagagaaagaacaaaacaccACCAACAACGACAACTCCTCGGTTAAGAACTCGACTAACCGTAATTCCCAAGGAGGAGAAACAGCAAAATCTTCAAACCGCAACAAACTCAATAGCTCGACTAAACCCAATACCCCATCAGCATCATCCACAGCCACCAGAAACCCGAGAAAGAAGCGGCCCATCCCATCGTCcataaaatccaaaagcaGTGATGATGAGGCCAAGAGCTCGGAGAGGAACCGTAGGCCCAGCATTGCTAGGCCATCGGTTAGTGATGACGAGACCCTGAGTAGCTCAACTGCTAGGCGTAGTAGCAATCTGATTCCTACAACAAAATCAGCACGAGGCAAGCCCAAGTCTCAAACCTCATCACGAGTAGCGGTGACCACATCCACAACAGAGGAAAGCAGTATATTACCGGAGAAAGCACCAGCAAAGAAACGGCTCTCCACCTCGGCTTCACCTGCACCCAAACCCAGACGATCCTCCGCCCCGCCAAAGGTGGAAAAAGGCGTTCTCAAGGCAGAGAGAACGCCGTGA
- the IQD1 gene encoding IQ-domain 1 (IQ-domain 1 (IQD1); FUNCTIONS IN: calmodulin binding; INVOLVED IN: glucosinolate biosynthetic process, defense response; LOCATED IN: nucleus; EXPRESSED IN: 15 plant structures; EXPRESSED DURING: 6 growth stages; CONTAINS InterPro DOMAIN/s: IQ calmodulin-binding region (InterPro:IPR000048); BEST Arabidopsis thaliana protein match is: IQ-domain 2 (TAIR:AT5G03040.3).), giving the protein MVKKAKWLKNVKKAFSPDSKKLKHESVECQDSVISYPVLIATSRSSSPQFEVRVDEVNYEQKKNLYPPSSDSVTATVAHVLVDSPPSSPESVHQAIVVNRFAGKSKEEAAAILIQSTFRGHLARRESQVMRGQERLKLLMEGSVVQRQAAITLKCMQTLSRVQSQIRSRRIRMSEENQARHKQLLQKHAKELGGLKLFMRLFKFIVVSSDNGGNWNYSNQSKEQVEAGMLHKYEATMRRERALAYAFTHQQNLKSFSKTANPMFMDPSNPTWGWSWLERWMAGRPWESSEKEQNTTNNDNSSVKNSTNRNSQGGETAKSSNRNKLNSSTKPNTPSASSTATRNPRKKRPIPSSIKSKSSDDEAKSSERNRRPSIARPSVSDDETLSSSTARRSSNLIPTTKSARGKPKSQTSSRVAVTTSTTEESSILPEKAPAKKRLSTSASPAPKPRRSSAPPKVEKGVLKAERTP; this is encoded by the exons ATGGTTAAAAAAGCGAAATGGCTGAAAAACGTTAAAAAGGCTTTTAGCCCAGATTCAAAG AAGTTGAAACACGAATCTGTTGAGTGTCAAGATAGTGTAATCTCTTACCCTGTCTTGATAGCCACATCCAGAAGTTCTTCTCCTCAGTTTGAAGTTAGAGTTGATGAGGTCAACTATgaacagaagaagaatctgtaTCCTCCTTCTTCAGATTCTGTGACTGCTACTGTTGCACATGTTCTTGTAGATTCTCCTCCATCTTCTCCTGAATCTGTCCATCAAGCTATAGTTGTTAATAGATTTGCAGGCAAGTCAAAGGAAGAAGCAGCTGCCATCTTAATCCAGTCTACGTTTAGGGGCCATTTG GCAAGAAGAGAATCGCAGGTGATGAGGGGGCAGGAAAGACTTAAGTTACTGATGGAAGGATCGGTTGTACAACGGCAAGCTGCAATTACTCTTAAATGTATGCAGACGCTCTCTCGTGTACAGTCACAAATCCGATCTAGGAGAATCAGGATGTCAGAAGAGAATCAGGCTCGACATAAGCAACTTCTTCAGAAGCATGCCAAAGAGCTAGGAGGCTTAAAG CTTTTCATGCGGTTGTTTAAATTTATCGTTGTCTCTTCTGAT AATGGGGGTAATTGGAACTACAGCAATCAGTCAAAGGAACAAGTTGAAGCAGGTATGTTGCACAAGTACGAGGCAACAATGAGAAGGGAAAGGGCATTGGCTTATGCATTCACACATCAG CAAAACTTGAAGAGCTTCTCGAAAACTGCAAATCCGATGTTCATGGATCCTAGCAACCCGACTTGGGGTTGGAGCTGGTTAGAGAGGTGGATGGCTGGCCGGCCATGGGAGAGTtcagagaaagaacaaaacaccACCAACAACGACAACTCCTCGGTTAAGAACTCGACTAACCGTAATTCCCAAGGAGGAGAAACAGCAAAATCTTCAAACCGCAACAAACTCAATAGCTCGACTAAACCCAATACCCCATCAGCATCATCCACAGCCACCAGAAACCCGAGAAAGAAGCGGCCCATCCCATCGTCcataaaatccaaaagcaGTGATGATGAGGCCAAGAGCTCGGAGAGGAACCGTAGGCCCAGCATTGCTAGGCCATCGGTTAGTGATGACGAGACCCTGAGTAGCTCAACTGCTAGGCGTAGTAGCAATCTGATTCCTACAACAAAATCAGCACGAGGCAAGCCCAAGTCTCAAACCTCATCACGAGTAGCGGTGACCACATCCACAACAGAGGAAAGCAGTATATTACCGGAGAAAGCACCAGCAAAGAAACGGCTCTCCACCTCGGCTTCACCTGCACCCAAACCCAGACGATCCTCCGCCCCGCCAAAGGTGGAAAAAGGCGTTCTCAAGGCAGAGAGAACGCCGTGA